The Mus caroli chromosome 1, CAROLI_EIJ_v1.1, whole genome shotgun sequence genome has a window encoding:
- the Becn2 gene encoding beclin-2 — protein MSPALFLCQRCKEPLKCLQQQGGPLEVQHHANPRTEIPVSGESQVRTSGRPQSDGGRVSQGSALCAFTLLTSGGPDSEGGTTPQESACCIFTLLGESASMRTMNTIQNTVLETFEILSDQKVVDHPLCVDCTDNLLMQLDDQLALLASDNQKYKSFQDRELLVSEEEREALHVELCAELSSLEQEEARLTQELEDLDGQHAKVAAELRAAQAESKELYKQHEQHRVEYSVFKMEQLELMDQLSSVENQLAYALSQLYRLRETNIFNTTFTISDEGPLGVINNFRLGCLPGVRVGWTEISSAWGQTVLLLFSLSKIAGLQFQRYQLVPFGDHSYLKSLTGDGVLPLFSDGSHSVFLNNKFDCGMKAFLDCLQQFVEEMERDERCPCLPYRIHVKEGLMEDVWDSGECCSIRTHLNTEEEWSRALKFMLSDLKLILAWASLRFSRVQRP, from the exons ATGTCTCCTGCCCTCTTCCTGTGCCAGCGCTGCAAAGAACCCCTGAAATGCTTACAGCAGCAGGGGGGGCCCTTGGAAGTCCAGCACCACGCCAATCCCCGCACAGAGATTCCAGTTTCTGGAGAGTCCCAGGTCAGGACCTCCGGCAGACCCCAATCTGACGGTGGCAGGGTGTCCCAGGGAAGTGCCCTCTGTGCTTTTACTCTGCTTACCTCTGGCGGACCCGACTCTGAAGGTGGCACGACGCCCCAGGAAAGTGCCTGCTGTATCTTTACTCTGCTTGGTGAATCTGCCTCCATGAGAACTATGAACACTATCCAAAATACTGTCTTAGAGACCTTCGAAATCCTCTCCGACCAAAAGGTGGTGGACCACCCGCTGTGTGTGGACTGTACCGACAATCTTCTGATGCAACTAGACGACCAGCTCGCTCTCCTGGCATCTGACAACCAGAAGTACAAAAGTTTCCAGGACAGAGAGTTGCTGGtgagtgaggaagagagggaggcgCTACACGTGGAGCTTTGTGCTGAACTGTCCAGTCTGGAGCAGGAGGAAGCAAGGCTGACCCAGGAGCTGGAGGATTTAGACGGCCAACATGCAAAGGTAGCCGCCGAACTCAGAGCAGCCCAGGCCGAGAGCAAGGAGCTGTATAAACAGCATGAGCAGCACAGGGTCGAGTACTCTGTTTTCAAGATGGAACAGCTGGAGCTGATGGACCAGCTGAGCAGTGTGGAGAACCAGTTGGCGTATGCCCTGAGTCAGCTGTATCGCTTAAGAGAGACCAATATCTTCAACACCACATTTACCATTTCAGATGAGGGTCCCTTGGGTGTTATCAACAATTTTAGGCTGGGCTGTCTCCCCGGGGTCCGGGTGGGCTGGACTGAGATCAGTTCTGCCTGGGGACAGACAGTCTTACTGCTCTTCAGCTTGTCCAAGATAGCTGGACTGCAATTCCAGAGATATCAACTGGTTCCCTTTGGGGACCATTCCTATCTCAAGTCCTTGACTGGTGATGGCGTGCTGCCCTTATTCTCTGATGGGAGCCATAGCGTCTTCTTGAATAACaagtttgactgtgggatgaagGCCTTCCTGGACTGTCTTCAGCAGTTtgtggaggagatggagagggatgAGAGATGCCCCTGCCTGCCCTATAGGATCCATGTGAAGGAAGGGCTGATGGAGGATGTCTGGGACAGTGGGGAGTGCTGCTCCATCAGGACCCATCTGAACACGGAGGAGGAGTGGTCCAGGGCTCTGAAATTCATGCTTTCGGACTTGAAGTTGATCCTTGCTTGGGCTTCCTTAAG gttttccaGAGTCCAGAGGCCTTAA